A part of Campylobacter concisus genomic DNA contains:
- a CDS encoding ferredoxin has protein sequence MKEFGFYNDFDDALMLNEQIEINNENGDYLVSNSPKLKANIIAPEINFYLKNTTASVLEKAKNTLLLYEARASAFDMAKDVDYEKEVGKNVVIVSNSGRAELANLLKENGYKVIELTHFEVKFIYGAAGELSVLVLRANDEFEVDCDFFLVENARDYMLKQSGCYEIAGLKDEKVLEILNSKSPKFRYKSFTQYDSSICQYHERRTEICGRCAEVCPTVAILKEDETKHLVFSQIDCVNCGNCISVCPSGSLDSTLMPQNSFATIAKLYKGKIPLIISNETNLDELNISLPENVLPFFISAPHMLNQAHLLTLLQESGASVILFSKTLGKGEKDAISILNQIYELKFKETAIYHAKDKNELEESLKKAKFIADSQHTINEYALPKREIFAKRLEFLVGSEDLGVVKSGEMIRYGDVKINTDSCTLCLSCVGACNVSALVADKKTNSILFNPSVCTACGYCELSCAEKDTISLEVGKISLKPEFFTYNELARDELFACVECGKEFATKKAVEKIATIMQPRFGNDRVKIKALYCCADCKAKLMVQAQINAMKEDLLNG, from the coding sequence ATGAAAGAATTTGGCTTTTATAACGATTTTGACGATGCTTTGATGCTAAACGAGCAGATAGAGATCAACAACGAAAATGGCGACTATCTAGTCTCAAACTCTCCAAAGCTAAAAGCAAACATCATCGCACCTGAGATAAATTTCTACCTTAAAAATACCACCGCAAGCGTCTTAGAAAAAGCCAAAAATACCCTTTTACTCTACGAGGCAAGAGCGAGCGCCTTTGACATGGCAAAGGATGTGGATTACGAAAAAGAGGTCGGCAAAAATGTCGTCATTGTAAGCAACTCAGGCCGAGCAGAGCTAGCAAATTTACTAAAAGAAAATGGCTACAAAGTGATCGAGCTTACGCATTTTGAAGTTAAATTTATATATGGCGCAGCTGGCGAGCTAAGCGTTTTGGTGCTTAGAGCAAATGACGAATTTGAGGTTGATTGCGACTTTTTCTTGGTTGAAAATGCAAGGGACTATATGCTAAAGCAAAGCGGCTGTTACGAGATAGCAGGGCTTAAAGATGAAAAAGTACTTGAAATTTTAAATTCAAAAAGCCCAAAATTTAGATACAAAAGCTTTACACAGTACGACTCGTCAATATGCCAGTATCACGAGCGCAGGACTGAAATTTGCGGGCGTTGTGCCGAAGTTTGCCCAACAGTTGCCATTTTAAAAGAAGACGAGACAAAGCATCTTGTTTTCTCACAGATTGATTGTGTAAATTGTGGTAACTGCATTAGTGTCTGCCCTAGCGGATCTCTTGACTCTACACTTATGCCACAAAACTCATTTGCTACTATTGCCAAACTTTACAAAGGTAAAATTCCACTAATAATCTCTAATGAAACAAATTTAGACGAGCTAAATATAAGCCTACCTGAAAATGTCTTACCTTTTTTCATATCAGCACCACATATGTTAAATCAAGCGCATCTTCTTACATTACTTCAAGAAAGTGGTGCGAGTGTGATTTTATTTAGCAAAACTCTTGGCAAAGGCGAAAAAGACGCCATTAGCATCTTAAATCAAATTTATGAGCTTAAATTTAAAGAGACGGCGATCTATCACGCTAAAGATAAAAATGAGCTTGAAGAATCGCTCAAAAAGGCAAAATTTATAGCTGACTCACAACACACGATAAACGAATATGCCTTGCCAAAAAGAGAAATTTTTGCAAAAAGGCTCGAGTTTTTAGTAGGTAGCGAAGATCTTGGCGTAGTAAAAAGTGGCGAGATGATAAGATACGGCGATGTCAAGATAAACACTGATAGCTGTACACTTTGTCTAAGTTGCGTTGGCGCTTGTAACGTAAGCGCGCTAGTGGCTGATAAAAAGACAAATTCGATTTTATTTAATCCAAGCGTCTGTACAGCTTGCGGATACTGCGAACTAAGCTGTGCTGAAAAAGATACCATAAGCCTTGAAGTTGGAAAAATTTCTCTTAAGCCTGAGTTTTTTACATATAATGAGCTGGCACGAGATGAGCTTTTTGCCTGTGTTGAGTGCGGAAAAGAGTTTGCGACTAAAAAAGCTGTCGAAAAGATCGCAACTATAATGCAACCAAGATTTGGCAACGATAGGGTTAAGATAAAAGCACTTTACTGCTGTGCTGACTGTAAGGCCAAACTAATGGTTCAAGCCCAAATAAACGCGATGAAAGAGGATTTATTAAATGGATAA
- a CDS encoding L-seryl-tRNA(Sec) selenium transferase, producing the protein MNDLRNIPQVDKIIKNEAFSGLDTSLVTMLARQILDEVRAKILNENASFSGEEIINLILDEYDKFNEASLQRVLNLTGVAIHTNLARSVIDKEILKRAMPVITGYSNLEYNLKTGSRGNRYDYVGSLIARAFGFEDAIVVNNNASAVFLVLNTFAKGREVVVSRGELVEIGGSFRVPEVMANAGCILKEVGTTNKTRLKDYEEAISDETAMLVKVHRSNFDIVGFSEETTANELSELASRQNLIDYFDLGSGFYGNLPFNLDKNEPDLKNLKDISLVSFSGDKLLGAVQCGIIVGKKELIAKLRKNQLLRMLRVDKVIISLLAESMKAYLNKEFELITTQKLLHKSVKELEGLANFINKNLKNPLEIVRTSTFVGGGAMPNKKIPSVALAFSGEANLNELKFRQKKVIGRIENDKFMLDLRSLLDEDVEVLIKIINETEEK; encoded by the coding sequence TTGAACGATTTAAGAAATATCCCACAAGTTGATAAGATCATAAAAAACGAAGCATTTTCGGGACTTGATACGAGTTTAGTCACTATGCTTGCAAGGCAAATTTTAGATGAGGTTAGGGCTAAAATTTTAAATGAAAATGCTAGCTTTAGTGGCGAAGAGATAATAAATTTGATCCTAGATGAGTATGATAAATTTAATGAAGCAAGCCTTCAAAGGGTGCTAAATTTAACCGGCGTTGCTATACATACAAACCTTGCTAGAAGTGTTATCGATAAAGAAATTTTAAAGCGAGCAATGCCTGTTATCACAGGATATTCTAACCTAGAGTACAACCTAAAAACAGGCAGCCGAGGCAATAGATATGACTACGTTGGCTCGCTCATCGCAAGAGCCTTTGGTTTTGAAGATGCCATCGTTGTAAATAACAACGCAAGCGCTGTATTTTTGGTGCTAAACACCTTTGCAAAGGGCAGGGAGGTGGTCGTTAGCAGGGGCGAGCTAGTCGAGATCGGCGGTAGTTTTAGAGTGCCAGAGGTGATGGCAAACGCAGGCTGCATCCTAAAAGAGGTCGGCACTACAAACAAAACTAGGCTAAAAGACTACGAAGAGGCGATCAGCGATGAGACGGCGATGCTTGTAAAGGTTCATAGATCAAATTTTGATATCGTTGGCTTTAGCGAAGAGACCACGGCAAATGAGCTTAGCGAGCTAGCAAGCAGGCAAAATTTGATAGATTATTTTGATCTTGGCAGTGGATTTTACGGAAATTTGCCCTTTAACTTAGACAAAAACGAGCCAGATCTAAAAAATTTAAAAGATATTTCGCTAGTTAGCTTTAGCGGTGATAAGCTGCTTGGCGCGGTGCAGTGTGGCATAATAGTCGGCAAAAAAGAGCTCATCGCAAAGCTTAGAAAAAACCAGCTTTTAAGGATGCTTCGCGTCGATAAAGTGATCATCTCGCTTTTGGCTGAGAGCATGAAAGCTTATCTAAACAAAGAATTTGAGCTAATCACAACGCAAAAGTTGCTTCATAAAAGTGTAAAAGAGCTTGAAGGCTTAGCAAATTTTATAAATAAAAATTTAAAAAATCCGCTTGAGATAGTGCGAACTTCGACCTTTGTAGGGGGTGGTGCTATGCCAAATAAAAAGATCCCAAGCGTGGCGCTTGCATTTAGTGGCGAGGCAAATTTAAACGAGCTAAAATTTAGGCAGAAAAAGGTGATCGGACGCATAGAAAATGACAAATTTATGCTCGATCTTAGATCGCTTTTAGATGAGGACGTAGAAGTGCTAATAAAAATAATAAATGAAACGGAAGAAAAATGA
- a CDS encoding selenocysteine-specific translation elongation factor, which produces MSLIIGTAGHIDHGKTALIKELNGFEGDNLEEEKKRGITIDLSFSNLSKNSENIAFIDVPGHENLIKTMISGAYGFDACLFVVAANDGLMPQSLEHLEILNILGVKSVIVALTKCDLVDEATINLRKKEIRDEISKFKNLQILEIFAVSIKDKASTDELRNYLFTLRAKKRDEDGVFRYYIDRVFSLKGIGNVVTGTVIEGSVNKNEKLFNYDAGKEVLVRSVQSHDEFVERAGVSSRVALNLTGVELSELKKGQLLSKKGFFRGFREVDAVVTAKNLIHSQSVTFCVGAKNVPAKVLILSQKDDSYFVSFKFQSDMFLKFDEAFVLISDARVIGGGRVLNPVLEPLKKAGKILFLASLLRRDFVEAFSILKEAHKNGFGIISSYQRFGLSHEEAVAVAKKVSNVFVDEKALNIYDLSAVERIKSVVKFMIEKNEFAVFSAQSISLKLAWASQNLAQKALDELESINLISKNDGVYTKKGVDISKLKVRLEEKIYEILESGKLAPTAPYNIYDELEIDRLSGDNALKKLTAMGRVVRLEHNLFITRNSLKMALDKLREIIKNQGFVNVTNAKDALNLSRKYVIAYLEQLDLESDIMKQGNDRVFRG; this is translated from the coding sequence ATGAGTTTAATAATAGGAACAGCAGGGCATATCGACCACGGAAAAACCGCGCTTATAAAGGAGCTAAACGGCTTTGAAGGGGACAATCTTGAAGAGGAGAAAAAGCGTGGTATAACGATCGATCTAAGCTTTTCAAATTTAAGCAAAAACAGCGAAAATATCGCATTTATAGACGTGCCAGGGCATGAAAATCTCATAAAAACGATGATAAGTGGTGCGTACGGCTTTGACGCGTGCTTGTTTGTGGTGGCGGCAAATGACGGGCTTATGCCCCAAAGTTTGGAGCACCTTGAAATTTTAAATATTCTTGGCGTGAAATCTGTGATCGTGGCGCTTACAAAGTGTGATTTGGTTGATGAAGCTACCATAAATTTAAGAAAAAAAGAGATAAGAGATGAAATTTCTAAATTTAAAAATCTGCAAATTTTAGAAATTTTCGCCGTTAGTATAAAGGATAAGGCAAGCACCGATGAGCTTAGAAACTATCTCTTTACACTAAGAGCCAAAAAGCGCGATGAGGACGGCGTTTTTAGATACTACATCGATAGGGTCTTTAGCCTAAAAGGTATCGGTAACGTCGTAACTGGCACCGTCATAGAGGGAAGTGTCAATAAAAATGAGAAGCTTTTTAACTACGACGCTGGCAAAGAGGTGCTAGTAAGAAGCGTGCAAAGCCACGATGAATTCGTAGAGCGAGCAGGTGTTAGCAGCCGTGTGGCGCTAAATTTGACTGGTGTGGAGCTTAGCGAGCTAAAAAAGGGGCAGCTACTTAGCAAAAAAGGCTTTTTTAGGGGATTTAGAGAGGTTGATGCGGTAGTAACTGCAAAAAATTTGATCCACTCCCAAAGCGTGACCTTTTGTGTGGGCGCTAAAAACGTGCCAGCAAAGGTGCTAATCCTTAGCCAAAAAGATGATAGCTACTTTGTGAGCTTTAAATTTCAAAGCGATATGTTTTTGAAATTTGACGAGGCCTTTGTTCTTATCTCAGACGCGCGTGTGATAGGCGGTGGTAGAGTGCTAAACCCAGTACTTGAGCCACTAAAAAAGGCTGGCAAAATTCTCTTTTTAGCCTCGCTTTTAAGGCGTGATTTTGTTGAAGCCTTTTCTATACTTAAAGAAGCCCACAAAAATGGCTTTGGCATTATCTCTTCTTATCAAAGATTTGGTCTAAGTCACGAAGAGGCTGTGGCAGTTGCTAAAAAAGTCTCAAACGTCTTTGTCGATGAAAAGGCTTTAAATATCTACGATCTAAGTGCGGTTGAGCGGATAAAATCTGTGGTTAAATTTATGATAGAGAAAAATGAATTTGCCGTTTTCTCAGCTCAAAGTATAAGCCTAAAGCTTGCTTGGGCTAGTCAAAATTTGGCTCAAAAAGCACTTGATGAGCTTGAAAGTATAAACTTAATCTCTAAAAATGATGGCGTCTATACAAAAAAAGGCGTTGATATAAGCAAACTAAAAGTAAGGCTTGAAGAGAAAATTTATGAAATTTTAGAAAGCGGAAAGCTAGCTCCAACAGCACCTTATAATATATATGATGAGCTGGAAATAGATAGGTTAAGTGGTGATAATGCCCTTAAAAAGCTAACTGCAATGGGCAGAGTTGTAAGGCTGGAGCATAATCTTTTTATCACTAGAAATTCGCTAAAAATGGCACTTGATAAACTAAGAGAGATCATCAAAAATCAAGGCTTTGTAAATGTCACAAACGCCAAGGATGCACTAAATTTAAGTAGAAAATATGTAATCGCTTATCTTGAGCAGCTCGATCTTGAGAGTGACATAATGAAGCAAGGAAATGATAGAGTCTTTCGTGGTTAG
- a CDS encoding histidine kinase has protein sequence MKKVVLASIIVATSLMAASNKQIEDFYSEVFKNQNIDGVNVKVVERTKILDDIEKVSLKFSKGDMSQEDVTFVKGDLMFPDVVNLKEQKSYLAEEKKVIAEKAALDLVKSLAKIYKNEDKVNVITLGNDSKKPTLIMFSDPECPYCRAELAKIETTLKDNNVEIILTPVHELSSLQKSALIYKDIKNAKSDSDKVKILRKYFSEDYNVDEKNVSKEESDKIDTLRKKYFSAGVRSVPFIINKSDLK, from the coding sequence ATGAAAAAAGTGGTTTTGGCCTCAATAATAGTGGCAACTAGCCTAATGGCAGCTAGCAATAAGCAAATAGAAGATTTTTACTCAGAAGTTTTTAAAAATCAAAATATCGATGGTGTTAATGTAAAAGTCGTAGAGCGCACTAAAATTTTAGATGATATAGAAAAAGTAAGCTTAAAATTTAGCAAAGGGGATATGTCTCAAGAAGATGTGACTTTTGTTAAGGGCGATCTTATGTTTCCTGATGTTGTAAATTTAAAGGAGCAAAAGTCTTATTTGGCTGAAGAAAAAAAGGTAATCGCAGAAAAAGCAGCACTTGATTTAGTAAAATCACTAGCTAAAATTTATAAAAATGAAGACAAGGTAAATGTTATAACTCTCGGCAATGATAGCAAAAAGCCAACTCTTATCATGTTTTCAGATCCTGAATGCCCATATTGTAGAGCCGAGCTAGCAAAGATTGAAACGACATTAAAAGACAATAACGTTGAAATCATCCTAACTCCAGTGCATGAACTATCGTCTTTGCAAAAAAGTGCTTTGATCTATAAAGATATAAAAAATGCAAAAAGTGATAGCGATAAGGTTAAAATTTTAAGAAAGTATTTCTCTGAAGATTATAATGTAGATGAAAAAAATGTTAGCAAAGAAGAGAGCGACAAGATCGATACTTTACGTAAAAAATATTTCTCAGCTGGCGTTAGATCAGTACCATTTATCATAAACAAAAGTGATCTAAAATAA
- a CDS encoding Tat pathway signal protein gives MQGSRRDFLKKSLKVGTAGGILAVSAIAKTTSDDLAPDGNGVVVGKSNKKEVLYKKSKNWETYYKIAY, from the coding sequence ATGCAAGGATCAAGAAGAGATTTTTTAAAGAAATCTCTAAAAGTTGGTACTGCTGGCGGAATACTCGCAGTTTCTGCAATAGCAAAAACAACTAGTGATGACTTAGCTCCTGATGGCAATGGCGTCGTCGTTGGCAAGTCAAACAAAAAAGAGGTGCTTTATAAAAAAAGCAAGAACTGGGAAACCTACTATAAAATCGCATACTAA
- a CDS encoding formate dehydrogenase, with amino-acid sequence MSDARIGRRSFLKLAALGAGSTMAFGENETIRKASDEEIKNPFPGSKKVRTICSICSAGCGIEAEVKDGVWVRQDMAMHHPISQGSHCSKGIDQIDLTHSKQRIKYPMKKVDGKWQRISWDQAVNEIGDKMLQIRKEDGPDSVVFLGSAKFNNEQSYYFRKFCAFWGTNSNDHVARI; translated from the coding sequence ATGAGTGATGCACGTATAGGAAGACGTTCATTTTTAAAGCTAGCCGCACTTGGTGCTGGAAGCACAATGGCTTTCGGAGAAAATGAAACGATAAGAAAAGCAAGTGATGAGGAGATAAAAAATCCTTTCCCTGGCTCAAAAAAGGTTAGAACGATTTGTTCTATTTGCTCAGCAGGCTGTGGTATCGAGGCTGAGGTAAAAGATGGTGTTTGGGTTCGTCAAGATATGGCGATGCATCATCCGATATCTCAGGGCTCACACTGCTCAAAAGGTATCGATCAGATCGATCTTACACACAGTAAACAACGCATCAAATATCCTATGAAAAAAGTTGATGGTAAATGGCAAAGAATTTCATGGGATCAAGCTGTAAATGAGATCGGCGATAAGATGCTTCAGATCCGCAAAGAAGATGGCCCTGATAGTGTTGTTTTCTTAGGATCAGCTAAATTTAACAACGAACAGTCTTATTACTTTAGAAAATTTTGTGCATTTTGGGGTACAAACAGTAACGATCACGTAGCAAGAATTTGA
- a CDS encoding formate dehydrogenase: MTNHFGDMAANSKCIFIIGANPAVANPVGGMKHTLQAKDRNNAKVIVADPNFTKTAAHADLYLRQRSGTDIALVYGLIHIILKNGWEDKEFIENRTYGIDEIRKEAEHWTPEVTSDVTGVPVDKLLKAADILAHTKPGTVVWALGITQHSVGTSNTRILPILQLILGNMGKAGGGCNIIRGHDNVQGSTDMCNLSDSLPMYYGLTDAAWKYYCKGWGVDYDEFIKRFAVSTKEPKQGGTPVKNTVFEEYYYHDPKHPEDRNWRNEKGWSLSKWWQGVLKEENTFSSGALRVLWVQGTGLTSMAHLAKIQEAASKLDMIVVAEPFVNEISILSDRKDGVYILPVATAFENEGHLSATNRSGQWRTKVVDPLYESKGDHEVMFLFAKKFGFYDEYVRGMKMGIVDHEIKQVKDDFVWPDDATNEIARIGNSIGYGGRTAEMFRRHQANWDKFDPDTLIGIGGEVKGEYYGKPWPAWDEKHPGTPILYDMSKPYVEGGSGFRNRFGLEHNGVSQLASEETTLVGSAIKGGYPQITKDNIEKVLGITLTEEEKAKMGPSWSMDYSGIIFKKCREKGVVPYGNARARAIVWEFLDPIPKHREPIHSPRWDLVQKYPTFEDQARNFRVATKYKSEQQAKDWSKEFPIVFSTQRVVNLSGAGMIERTSKYLSAITPEMFANVHPELALKHGIKDRDMMWIHSPQGTKIKVRCYHSYMVTPDRICMPYNFAGVMQGVDLSDRYPEGTKPYVIGESSNTITNYGFDPVTQISEFNAGLCRIEKAEENTFKTSFFHEYGERDAMGKE; the protein is encoded by the coding sequence ATGACAAACCACTTTGGAGATATGGCTGCAAACTCAAAATGTATATTTATCATTGGAGCGAACCCAGCTGTAGCGAACCCAGTTGGTGGCATGAAGCACACTTTACAAGCAAAAGATAGAAACAATGCAAAAGTAATTGTAGCTGATCCAAATTTTACAAAGACAGCTGCACATGCTGATCTTTATTTGAGACAAAGATCAGGAACTGATATTGCGCTTGTTTATGGTCTTATTCATATCATTCTTAAAAATGGTTGGGAAGATAAAGAATTTATAGAAAATAGGACTTACGGTATTGATGAGATAAGAAAAGAGGCTGAGCACTGGACACCAGAGGTTACATCTGATGTTACTGGAGTACCAGTTGATAAGCTACTAAAAGCTGCAGACATTCTAGCTCACACAAAACCAGGTACTGTTGTTTGGGCACTTGGCATCACTCAACACTCAGTTGGTACATCAAATACAAGAATTTTACCTATCCTTCAACTAATTCTAGGAAATATGGGTAAAGCAGGCGGCGGCTGTAATATCATTCGTGGTCACGACAATGTTCAAGGCTCAACTGATATGTGTAACCTTTCAGATAGCTTGCCAATGTATTATGGCTTAACTGATGCAGCATGGAAATATTATTGCAAAGGCTGGGGCGTTGATTATGATGAATTTATTAAACGCTTTGCGGTCTCAACAAAAGAGCCAAAACAAGGCGGCACTCCTGTTAAAAACACAGTCTTTGAAGAGTATTATTACCACGATCCTAAACATCCAGAAGATAGGAACTGGAGAAACGAAAAAGGCTGGTCACTTTCAAAATGGTGGCAAGGCGTCTTAAAAGAGGAAAATACATTTAGCAGTGGTGCATTAAGAGTTCTTTGGGTTCAAGGAACTGGTCTAACATCTATGGCGCACTTGGCTAAAATTCAAGAAGCAGCTTCAAAACTAGATATGATCGTTGTAGCTGAGCCATTTGTAAATGAAATTTCTATCCTTTCAGACAGAAAAGATGGCGTTTATATCTTGCCAGTAGCGACTGCATTTGAAAATGAAGGTCACTTAAGTGCTACAAACCGCTCAGGACAATGGAGAACAAAAGTCGTTGATCCACTTTATGAGAGCAAGGGCGATCACGAAGTAATGTTCTTATTTGCTAAGAAATTTGGCTTTTACGATGAATACGTAAGAGGCATGAAAATGGGTATCGTAGATCATGAAATAAAACAAGTAAAAGATGATTTTGTATGGCCTGATGATGCGACAAATGAGATAGCAAGAATTGGAAATTCTATAGGTTATGGTGGTAGAACAGCCGAGATGTTCAGACGCCATCAAGCAAACTGGGATAAATTTGACCCAGATACACTAATAGGTATTGGTGGTGAAGTTAAAGGCGAATACTACGGTAAACCATGGCCAGCATGGGATGAAAAACACCCTGGAACACCAATACTATATGATATGAGCAAACCTTATGTTGAAGGTGGTTCAGGCTTTAGAAATCGCTTTGGACTCGAACATAATGGCGTTAGTCAGCTAGCTAGCGAAGAGACAACACTTGTTGGCTCAGCTATAAAAGGTGGCTATCCACAAATCACAAAAGATAATATAGAAAAAGTCTTAGGCATAACTCTAACTGAAGAAGAGAAAGCTAAGATGGGACCAAGCTGGAGCATGGATTATAGTGGTATTATCTTTAAAAAATGCCGTGAAAAAGGTGTTGTGCCTTATGGTAATGCAAGGGCAAGAGCTATCGTTTGGGAATTTCTCGATCCTATTCCAAAACATAGAGAGCCAATCCACTCACCACGCTGGGATCTTGTTCAAAAGTATCCAACATTTGAAGATCAGGCTAGAAATTTCCGTGTTGCTACTAAATATAAGTCAGAGCAACAAGCAAAAGACTGGTCAAAAGAGTTCCCTATCGTGTTTAGTACGCAACGCGTCGTAAACCTAAGTGGTGCTGGTATGATCGAAAGAACAAGTAAATATCTATCAGCTATTACACCTGAGATGTTTGCTAACGTTCACCCTGAGCTTGCTCTAAAACACGGCATAAAAGACCGCGACATGATGTGGATCCACAGTCCACAAGGCACGAAGATAAAAGTGAGATGTTATCACAGCTATATGGTAACTCCAGATAGAATTTGTATGCCTTACAACTTTGCTGGTGTTATGCAAGGTGTTGATCTTTCAGATCGCTATCCAGAGGGCACTAAGCCTTATGTTATCGGCGAGAGCTCCAATACGATTACAAACTACGGATTTGACCCAGTTACTCAAATTTCAGAGTTTAACGCAGGTCTTTGTCGTATAGAAAAAGCTGAGGAAAATACATTTAAAACATCGTTTTTCCATGAATATGGCGAGAGAGACGCCATGGGTAAAGAGTAA
- a CDS encoding formate dehydrogenase — protein sequence MARMKFFVDTNRCISCYGCQVACSSAHELPVGIYRRKVITLHDGIEGKEVSTTIACQHCTDAPCEQVCPVDCFYIRADGIVLHDKNICIGCGYCLYACPFGAPQFPKDGAFGVKGVMDKCTMCAGGPEPTNSHEERELYGQNRMAEGKVPMCAAVCATNALLVGDAAEVSNVYRKRVMLRNTG from the coding sequence ATGGCAAGAATGAAATTTTTCGTAGATACTAATAGATGCATTAGTTGTTATGGTTGCCAAGTTGCTTGCTCTTCTGCTCATGAACTTCCAGTGGGAATTTATAGAAGGAAGGTCATTACGCTTCACGATGGTATCGAAGGTAAAGAGGTTTCAACTACCATTGCATGCCAACACTGTACTGATGCACCTTGTGAGCAAGTTTGCCCGGTTGATTGTTTCTACATTAGAGCTGATGGCATCGTGCTTCATGATAAAAATATATGCATAGGCTGTGGTTACTGCTTATATGCTTGTCCGTTTGGTGCACCACAGTTCCCTAAAGATGGAGCATTTGGTGTAAAGGGCGTTATGGATAAATGTACAATGTGTGCAGGCGGTCCAGAGCCAACAAACTCACACGAGGAGAGAGAGCTTTACGGTCAAAATAGAATGGCTGAAGGAAAAGTGCCTATGTGTGCGGCTGTTTGTGCTACAAATGCACTTTTAGTTGGAGATGCGGCTGAAGTATCAAATGTATATCGCAAACGCGTTATGCTAAGAAATACTGGCTAA